CGTAAGGAATAGGCATATCTGCGAGTGTTGATCTGTTATTTATTTCTATTTGCATCTCTTTTCTTTTTTCTGTGAGTTCAAGTAGTTTCATCATTTGCTCCTACGCCGCATCATCTGGCATGTTTTTCATCTTCCATTCACCTGCGGACATTCCAAGATTGCTCATGAATGTACGGCGATTCATATTGAGTTTTTGGCTTGCTTTATAAGCATTACCCTCAAACTTTAATAACGCTTGATGGGAGAACTCACGGCGAACAATTGTCATGAGTGAGATGTAGGGCATAGGACTGTGCTCAATCCTTTTTTGCTCGGTAATCAGTTTGTTAGCGATATTTATAATCATGGTGTTACTCCTTTTTTAAGTTAAAAAAATCCCTGCCGACAAAATCGACATCAATAAAATGTGTGATGGATATAAAAATTAGAGCAGTGGTTTAAACTCGGCTGTCTGATATATCTCTTCGATAGATTTAAGGTTCATATTGCAATTTTGGCATTCATAAACACGAATACGGCTCTTTTCACTGACGGTTTCCGTGTACTTTACGAATATCTTTTGCCCGCAATTGCTGCAGCTGAATCTATTTCGACGATCGTCTCGCATCTAATAATCCACTCTCAATAAAAATCCGTGCTTGGGCTGATGCGCTTCTATGGTCATTTTTGGCAAGCTCTTTAAGCTCATTAACCTTTTCAGGCTCCATCATGACGGAAAAAGGCACGAGTTTATCGTTTGTGTCATTCTTTCCCATTGGCTATGAAATCCTCTTATAGAGATGATTATTGTAAATGCACCCTATATAATGATTATTCGGGCTATGAGTTCTTAATTGTGGTGATGAATAACTCATAGCATAAATGTATAACTATGATTCAAATATTAACAACTAAAAGTTAGGTGGTCAACTTTTAAGTTGTTTTGGGGTTGTGAGATATATGAAGGAATTTTATCAAAGACTTATATTTACACGTCTTTCAATGAACCTTAATAAAAAAGAATTTGGTGCTTTAGGCGGTGTTAGCGATGTCTCACAAGGGCGTTATGAAGATGAAAACCCAGATAAAAGACAGAATCCAGGATTAGATTATTTATTAAATCTTAATAGAAACAATGTGGATATTTATTATCTACTTACTGGAGAAAGCTCTTCTAAGAACTTGAATACTGAAGAAAGCTTGCTATTAGAAATCTTCCGTAACAGTGATGATGAATCTAAAAAACTGATGTTAGATATTTGTCGCAAGTTCTCAGGATTGCCAGTATCACAAAATAACAATCGTCAAATTGAAGGTGTGGGGCAATATACTGAGAAAGAGATTATCAATCATAATCCTACTTTTGATCAGTCTAAAAAAAAATAGTGAACTATTTTATAGAACAAATGGATTTATATGATTCAGGAGAAATTGATCGTAATTCTTTGTTTTATACTTTTTTGGACGTTCAAAAGCAGTTAAAAAAAGAAGAATATTTGAAAGAGATAGCTATTAGGCAACATGCTGAAAAAATGGAGAGAAGAAGGAAGTTATATAGTATCGGGTGGCTTTTGCTAATCTTTTTTATTTGCTGTTTTATACTTATTAACGTGAAGTCAATACCTGCCACAAATGAGGCTGAGGCATTAGCCAATATATTGTTTATTCCTGTTATATTTTTTTCTGGATTTTGGGTCTATCGAGACACTATGAAAGGTATCAAAAAACGATTAAAGGTAGAACATCAATGCTTTATTGATAAGACTAAGCTAAGTTAGCTGATATGGAGGAACTATGGACGTTATATTAGGTTTAATATTTTGGGGCTTAGTGATCTATTATTTTGTTAGGCGTAGTAAAAGAAAGAAGCTTGAGAAACAGAAGTTACTGCAAGCCATTGAGAATAGTCGTCAAGAATCTCGTGCTCACGAGTCTTTGGATACTACGGATGCTGAAGCATATCTTCTAGCGCAAGAATCCTTAAAATATGTGGATGAAAGAGAAGAGAAACAGTCCAAATATAGTGACAGGAAAAAATATTTTAATATATTTGATGACCCAAATATTGAAACTGCCGCTAAATCCCATAGAAATAGCCCAATAATTATTACTTTTATCTATGAGCGAGAAGATGAAGAAGGTAATGTTATTTCAAGCCAAGAAAGAGCTGTTCATCCCTACTATAGGGATGAAGATTACCTTGAAGGGTTTTGTTTAGATTATGAGGCAGAGCGAACCTTTAGAATAGATCGTATTGCTAGATTTACGGGAAATAGCAAGGCGATTTTTGATGCGTTAGATGCCAGTTAATCATTAAAGGAGAGCATGATGAAAAATATTTTATTAGGGGCTTTATTAGTTGTTGGTACTACTTCATTTGCTACTTCGGCAGAGTGGTACGATGGTGGGACTTTACATCAATCGACAAGGGCAGAATGGGGTAAAGGTTCAGAAGCTAATAAGTTAGCTACTTGTGGGGATTGGGTTTCTGGCTTTTATAGTAATAAAAGACTTAATGCGAACCTAATGGCATTAATAGAAGTTAAAAAAATGAATGGTATTAAAGAGATATCAGAAGGGTGTGTGCAAATGCTTGATGCCGCAAATGGGCCTGAAACAGCAACCCAAAAATCTGCAGAGTTGTTTATTTTAGGTTCTATGATGGGCGGTTGGATTGAGTTATAGGAAAGACGGTATGTGGAAAAAAATAATTGTTGGTTTTCTTTTAACAGTTTCTCTTATATTTATTGGATTTTATGCAGAGCTCTCTTGGAATTTAATTGAAGGTTATCCAGGGATATTTAAGGATTATCCTATGATCTTTGTAGGACTTGGAGCCGCAATAGCTGCTTTGGTTGGCGTTGTCATTAGCCAAGGTTGGCAGACGTATAACATTAAATTACAAAGTGCTTATGCACGAGAGTTAAAAGAACAAGAGTTAGCTTACAATAAAAATGTTTTGATTAGTGAAGAATCAGAAGCTATTAAAAAAGAGTTTATTATCAATACAATAAAAATAAAAAATCAATGTAAGCTATTAGTAGATAGTATACATGATCGTTACTATTTAGCAGTTTTAGAAAAAGAATCTATAGTTGAAGCCAAGCTTGATGGTGAAAATTCAATATTTGTTAAGGAAAATAAAGAGGATGTTAAAAAAATGTCTTATGATTGCTATGAGAGATATAGAGAAACACTCATAGATTTTTATAATATTTCTTCATCTTTTCAATATACTTTGATTAAAAAAGGGGCGGAAAAATATTATCAAGAATATATAGAGTTGAAAAAAGAGATGTTTAAGATGAAAGAAAAACTTTCAAATAAAACTTACCAAAGTATTAATAAATTAAATAGAATTAGAACTTTACCGGATTTAAGAGAAGAGAGATATAGTTTCATAGATGAATATAATAATGACTCTCTATCTTTTTTGAATGACACTTTAAATCCTTTTTTTGATAACATTATTTCTGAAATATATTCTTCACCTTCCACTGAAAATCCGACACAAACCGGTTAGAAGTATTAACTCGTTGTGTAAATCTGGCATTACAATTAATGCTTTTTAGGTAACAGCATGACCTATTTTCAAATAGTTATATTAGCCCCATTTTGTTTACTTTTACTTATTGCACTTTCTTTATTTCTTTATGAAATATGTGGTCTGAAAAAACTATTTAAATGGTGGTTAGGACTTGATTTTGATACAAAGATTATAGGTACAGCTCCATGTATATTGTTGATTATTTTGGTTCTTATATTTTTGGTTTCCGATACTACTGAGGGGTATAAATCAATAGTATCAATGATGCTTCAAGTATCAGGAGTATCACTGGGGCTAGTTGCCGCAACTATAGCTTTCAGAAACTACCTTAGGAAGTCAGGGGATAAAATTTCATATATACCTATAAAAATGAATACTAATGAAGGGTATTCATTTTTATTGCACAATCAGAAAGATAAACAAGCCTTTGTTTTTGCAATAGATGCTGTTTTAGCCAAAAATAAGAAAAGAATTAGGTTGGTGGACTACTCGAAGCCTCCTATGGAACTAATAACAATTTCTCCGTTTGGAAGTCAACAGATAGATTTACCAAAAGCTGATAAATATGGGGATAGCGATCTACTTTCTTTTGATATTGAAGAAGTATCTCACTTAATATGTATTACTACTAATGGTGAAATGAAGGTAGAAGAGCAAATTTTTAAAAGTTTATCAGATAAATATATTGAGCAAGAAAATATTATTCGTTCAAATTATATTATTAATAAACCTTTAGAATATGATTTTGAAGTAAGCCCTAAAGCTAGGTATTGGGTGTTTTTTGACTATAGCTATAGTACTTCATACTCAGGTATTAGCAGTTCTAGAGCTATTTTAACAGCTTATATTGAAAATGGACAATTTTTAGTATGTGAATGTATGGATAATAAAATTAATGATAAGCGTTATTATTCTTATATTTTGGAAAAAGCTCATAAGAAAACTGTTGATGAATCAAATTATTGTTCTTACGGAGACAAAAAGGCGTCAGAAGGCACATATTTAGTTAATGGTCTGTTGGAACAGGAATTACATATTGATTATATTCTGAAACCTGCAATTAAAATCATAAGTATTAATAAAATTTCTTATAGCAATATCCCTATGCTTTAACCTCTCCCTGAAGCTCAGACACAAACCCATTAGAAGCATCAATTCGATGCGTGATAGTGGTCACTATCCAGTTATGATTATCCATTTCAGTCTTGAAGCCCACCAATTTGAGTGGGCTTTCTGCACTTAGTTCTGCATTGCCTCGTGCGAGATTAACGCTCACACTTGCTAAGCTGCGCTTTAGACGTTTGAATTGTTGATCCGCTGCGGTTTTAGCCTCCTTTTCATTGTTGTAAATCTTTCTAATCTTAAACGGCCGGCGATCTTCACCAACTATTAATGTTTGGCGTTTGGCTTTGTCTGAAAGCAGAAAACGCACCTCAACTCCTGTGTATTGGTCACGGTCAGAAACTGTGTAGTTATGTTGATCTCCATCTGATCGGTGGTGCGTGATCGTATCCAGGCTTTCCCCTGAAGCCGTTTTACCGGCACCCCGTTCTAAAAAGAGCAGTGTTCCATTTTTAATCGTCGCAATAGCGTCATACTCTTCAGCAATTCGAGTGAGAAGATTCGCATCAGACTCGTTTGCTTGCGACTTCTCTTTGATTTTGATCTTTTGGTAAATCTCAGCAACCTTGGATTCTAGCTTATGTTTTTTGGCAATCGCTTCGACAATCTCTTGAATCGTTTTATTCTCAAAGAGTAAGCTTTTACGCTCTAAGAGCTCTTTCTTAAAGTCTGCAGAGTGAGCTCCAATAGTAATAATATCGGGTGGGCCAGAGTGCATGACTGAATCAACGATGAACTTGCCTTTATTAATGAGATTGATACCAAAGCCAATGGCGATCTGGATCTCGGCATCACGATTTGGGAGTTCTATTAAACCGTCAGAATCATTAATCACAATCTGCAAGGTATCGGCATCAAAGCCTCTGTTTTCAATCAGAGAGATACTATTGATATTATTATTGAGTAAGATAGACGGCATCCCATTAATCGTGATGGCCACATTTGGTTGATTTTGATTTATTACTAACATTTATAGCCCCAATGCACCTTTCATGCCGACAGCGATTTTTGAATAATCTAGGTTATCATCACCTTCACGTTTGAAATTGATCGTGTACTCAATCACCTTTGGCCGTCCGTCGGCGACTTGATGAGTTTCTGATGTTGTCATGCTCTCAATCACATAAAAACCATGCGTTGTGCCGTTCGATTCAATTAACGGGAATGCTAATCCTGATGCCGCTTGAATCTCAAATGTCTGCAGTGCTAAACGGCCACCTGTTACAAATGGCACTAATGTGCCAGTGATGGTAATTTTATCTTCACCTGGACCAAGATATTGCCGTGCATCTCTTGCCCCAATTCGTTTATTATATGCGTGGTTAAAGTTTTTCTCAGTACTCACTTGAGCGTAGGGCACATTACTTGCCGAAAACAGCGAGAAGCCCCAAATCATTTGCGGTAACATTAGTGTTCATCTCCTATAAATGCTTTGCTTTTGATAGCTCGTGCAACAGCGCCCCCAATTACGTCTGGGCTTGCGTTAGTGGTTGCATGAACCTCAACGTGTACTTCTTGATGATTAGTAGTAGTGATATTCTTAATAGGATTAGCAGGAGTAATGACTAATGCTGCAGTTCCTGCATTCGTTCTTTGCTTCGGTGTGCGTCCGAAAACCCCATCCAATTGCTCTCCTATTAAGTCACCGGTATAACTCAAGCTATTTGCAAAGTAATCGTAAGTATTACCGGCAACGTTGCCCGTTTTTTTCATCCAGTCAGGTGCTTCAAATGAGAAAAGCTCGCTAATTCCGGTGATCATCTGCTGAATTAAGTCTAGAACCCATTCAAACATATCAACAACGGGTTGTGTGGCACTCAGTATAAAATCCCACATAGAGCCAAACCAACCAGCAATTGTACTCCAGTTGTCACCAATCCATTCAAAGCCCTTGATTACTTCTTTAATCGCTTGCATTAACCAAGCAAACGGTAATGTTGCAACATCATAGATGAAACTAAGTAATGGTCCGATATATGGAATCTCATAGATCAGATCGCTAACGCTATTACGAAAGTCTAATAAGAAATCGAGTATCCCTCGGGATGTATTAAAAAAGTTGGTAAACCCACTCGTATCAATAGTAGGCGATACCCACATATTGCCAAGCCACTCAACCCCTTGGATTGCTTTTTCAATTAACCAGGATAATAGTAGAAATGGTGCGGTAGATAGCTCATAAATAAAGCTTAAAGCACTTCCTATAACTGGGATTCTCTTTAGAATATCGCTAATGTTTTTACGAAGATTAAGTATGAAGTCAACACTTCCTCTTAGTAAGCCCGTAAACTTATTAGCGCCAGACATATCAAATGCTGGCATTATCCAAGCATTGCTAATCCAACTAATACCCTCGATTACTTTGTCGATCACCCATTTTAAGAGGAGAAAAGGTGCAGTAGAGAGTTCATAAATAAAGCTTAATACTCCTCCAATAATCGGGATTTTAGATAAGAACTCACTGATTCTTTTGCGTAATGTAACAAGAGATTCCAATCCCTTTTGGATATAAGTTACTGGCGCATCAAAGAACGCCTGGAAGAACTCCCATATTTGATCTTTATAGTAAACAAGAGCGACAATGGCGGCGATTATCGCCGCTATCACAAGTACAATAGGGTTCGCTAAAACAGCCATATTGAAAATAGCCATCGCAATAGATAGTGCTCCTAGCCCTCCTACAACTGCAACAATGCCGGCTGTTACTCTAAAGAGAGTGCCGGCAAGCTTGGGATTTTCTTTAATCCAGTCACTGATTTTACGAGTCATCTCTGTGATGGACTGAATGAGTGAACGAATACCGCCAGTTTCAAGCTCTGATACGTTTATTTGTACGGCTTCAATAGCGGATAAAAATCCAACCCAATCACCTTTAACGTTGTCAGACATTACGCCAGCAACTCTTGCGGCTTCTCCTTCAGCGTTATAAGCAGCTTCGATTATTTTGATAAATTCATCATAACCATTTTCATCTATGAAACCGGCAAATCCAGCGGCTGCCTCTTTACCGGCAATATCAGTTAAGTATCCTAGCCTTTGGGCATCTCCCATTTTTTCGGTAGCTTTGATCATATCAATAATGATGTCAGGCATTCCTCGGAAGTTACCTGCAGCATCTTTAGTTTTTATCTTCAAAGTATCAAGTGCTTTAGCCGCTCGACCTGTCGGAGCCGCTAAGTTTACTGCTAATGTTTTCAGGGATGTTCCTGCTTGTGAGCCTTGAATCCCGATATTTCCTAAAATACCTGCCATTGCGGCTGTTTCTTCTAGCGGGATATTGAGCTTGTTGGCAATAGGAGCAACGTATTTCATCGTTTCACCGAGAGTCTCAATACTTGTATTAGTACGAGTAAATACGCTCACTAAAATATCTGAAACCTTATTCATTTCGCTTGGATCTAATCCAAAAGCAGAGAGAATATTAGAACCGATATCTGCAGCACGTCCAACATCAACACCACCTGCTTTCGCAAGATCAAGCGTTGAGGGCAGGGCATCCATAATTGCTTGGGGATCAAAGCCGGCCATTGCATAGAACCCTTGTGCATCCGCTGCTTGTGTTGCACTGGCCCACGTTGTTGCACCTAATTCTTTTGCTTGTTCACGGAGTTTTGCAAGCATAGGATCATCTGCGTTCATACGAGTTAAGGCTTGCACTTTACTCATTTGTTCATCAAAGTTGAAGCCTGGCATCATGAAGCGTGCGCCCACATATGTTGCTGCGGTAGCGGCTCCCGTCATTTTTACGCCACGACTCATTTGCTCTTTGCCACGATCCATTGCGGCTTGTCTGCGTCTAACTAATCCCATCTCCTTATCCATTTTTGCATTACGCATATCAATGGCTTTGTTGGTTTCATTAATGCGACTTAGTAGCTCTTTTTCTGATTGAATCAATTCATTAGAAACCGGAGCTCCAATTTTAGCGAGTCGTTGTTGCTCGGCCTGAACATCTTTTAAAGCGCCTTTTGTGGATTTTAAGACACTATTATATTGTCCCATATCGGCTCTATAACCTTGGCTTAAGCGCTGTGACTGCTTTGCAATGCCACGAAGCGGGGCAGTGATCTTATCAATGGCCGCTATTTGGACTTTTAATTGTAGATTGCTCATATAAAAAAAGAGTCTGCGATCTTAGTGCGGGAATCTGCAGACTCTTTACCTCCTATTTCTTTTGCTTCGATTCATCCATTGCGGTTTGTTGTCTATCGTTTTCGAGTATTGCTTCACAGTTCCAGATCAGTAGGTCTGTGAGTGACATCTCGATCAAATCGCGATAAGTGAAGAATGGGAATGTTAATCCAATTCCTCTGATTAAATCCTCAACGTAGATGCCTACATCGCTTGTGTCGTTAGAAGCTGAATTTCTGCCCCTGATTCCTGCAAGCCTTTTACTAAATCGTTCAAGTTCTTTGGGAATAAAAACCCCAACACTAAGTTATTAATCATGTTGAAGTCACCAAGCCCTAAACGCTCAACTGATTGCAATGGCCAATCACTAACTGCAGAGACGAAGTTCATCACTTGCTGGGTATCACCGGATTGTAGCTGTGTGATTGAGATTCCTTTCATGTTGCCGGCGTATGGTTTTTTGAGTGTGATCTCGGTATATTCCTTCTCGCCGATCATTACTGGTTCATCAAGCTTGAGTGTTACGCCAGTGATAGTTTCTTTGATTTTTTCTTCTTTCTTACTCATGACTGTTTTCCTATATTTCAATAAATTAATGGATTAAATTAATGCTTTAGGCAATGCCTGGCTTAATAGCCAAGCGCTGCGTTTTCTTCTGCTTTGAGGTCTACACCATTAACGATGAGGACGTTATCGAGCACTCGCTCAACATAGATAACTTCGTTGTTCCAGATGTATTCTGCTGTGATTGCATTAAGTGTGACTTCACCACCTGATAGATCACCTTTCTTCAATGATTCAGGATCATTTTCAAGGCTTCCCGTAAAGTTGGCCGTAAATGGAATTAAGTCACAAGTTGCTGGGTCTTCAATCGCCCCCTTAAACTGCAGACGAATATTCCCTAAACCGCAACCTTGTGGAATGAGTGTTTGAATATCAATGCCTTTCGTGGTGAACTTCACTTCCATTGAGCCTTCAAAACCTACTGGAATCTTGAGCGGTCTTGTCATGCCACCTGTTTTAATCTCTACATACTCTTTGGCCGTAGAGGGAAGGGTGACCTCTTCCACAGTGCGCCCGATCGGGTCTGCATTGAGAAAGAGTTCAAAGTTTTTTAATACGCCAGGTAATCTCATGTTTATACTCCCGCAATTTCGTTGATGAAATCACTTGTAAGCGTGACTTCAAGAGATGGATTTTCTGCAGGTGGAACAGGGGTAAATTTCAGTTCCCATGCAGGTTTACCATTCATCAGATCGTCCTTACCGTTCTTCTTAGGGTGGAGAATAATCTCACCACCAAGGATACGGCCAGCTCGTTTGTGATCAGATAAACGGTTGTTATAATTCAAGCGGAAATCTTCCATAATCGCTTTAGTAAGCGGTTTATCTTGCATTGAACGTCGTAGATACTCTGCGGCTTCTTCAGCTAAAAAGTTATTGGTACGTGTGTAGACTTCAAAGAAGAGGGAAGAATCAGGCTTAGATGCTGTTCTATTACCCCAAATTTTGATACCCCCATCATCGCGAACAAAAACCGAGACTCCCTTTTCGTTCAACGTATTTGCACCGGTACCATAACCATTGACTGCTTTAAAAGTGACTTCTTTAGTCGTGCCCACAACTTCTTTAAGAAGATTGTTTGAGAGTGACCAGTGCCATCCTTTTTCTTGATCTAACCGAGCACGAAGCCCAGCAAGCTGTGCAACTGAATAGCGCTCAGTATCTGCTTTTAGCTCAGTGTTATACGCTAATCCATTGTTGAAAACAGGCATAGCATAAGCACTGGAGAATCCTTCACGGGCTTTTAAAGCCTCAGAGATCGTTGCGCTTTCATCAAAAGAGACATAAGCAAAGCCGAGTGCTTTCTCAGCGATATTCGCAAGCTTCAGGCGAACGCTTGGCGTTGTGTCATACTTCGGGCAAATGAAGATTTTAGGCTGAACACCGCATTGTTGCTGTGCAAGCTCAAAAACCTCTAAGCCTGTGCGTTTATCATCTTTGATGTCGCCCATCACGTTTGCAATCGTGCCCTTTTCGTCAACACCTTCCTCAACACGAATCACGATGATTGCGGTTGATGCTTCTTTATAGATGTCTTGAAGCGCTTCTTTGAGTGTTCCAGTTGCACCGGCTTTGCCGATCGCTTCTGGGATATTCGTCACTAAAACGGCTTGGTTAAGTGGGAAAGCTTCAATATCAGCATCATCTGCCGTTGCAAGAAGCCCAATTGTTGATGTGGCCACAAATGGCATTGGGGTATAGCCGTGCTCATTAATCTGCAGACTGACACCGTGGTTGTATTCTGTACTCATTATTTAGCATCCTTCTTCGCTGTTTTCGTTGCTATTTCCGTTTTAGCGGTATCTTCAACAAAGCCCGCATCAACCCATTTTTGAGCATCTTTCTCTGTGTAATGCTCCCCTTTTTCAAATCGGCGATTGCCTTTCCGAAATTCTCTAATTACGATCATTTGAGTTCTCCCCAATATTGAATGACTCCGCCATGGACATTTTTTAAGACACAAATACTTCCCGGCGGAATGGGTAAGTACAATCCGTATTGCGCATGAAAGCCGACTTTCACACCATCTATAAAAAATTCGTTTTGATTAGCCGTATCAATGATGATAAAAATCAATCTGCCTGTGTCGTTAACATACTCAGTGTCGTATTCCCGCTCTTTTGTAACGTCATACCACTTTTGATTATGTCCAAGTGTCTGCCCCTGCAGTAAACTCAAAGGCACAAGCGTATTACCATTTGACCCCATGCTTGCTGCAACATTTCGCGTAGAAGCATCACCATGCCCCATATTTTTACGGCCTAGCGCTGCAGTCGTAGCGCCATGACCACCTTCGGTAATTGGCTTGACTCGTGTGAATGCGGCATCGGCTCTTGCTTGTGCAGTTTTCGCATTTGCTACTCCAGTGTCGGCAGTTTTCTGTGCATCCTCCGCTTTACTGACTCCGAGTAATGCGTTGATGTTTGCGTCATATGCTGATTTAGCACTAGCAACGAGATCTGATCTGTTAACTTTAAGATCCGAGTTAAGCTGATCGGTTGTGAGTGGGATTAAATTTCCACTAACTCTAAGAAAACCTTTTATATTAGTAGTGTTATAAGTAGTCCATTCTTCAGCCCACTCACCATATACACCGTTAGCACTCATAACTCTAAGCGCTCTGCGAGGTTCTGTATAAGCGATAGCTGTCTGTTTTCTTCTATCGCCCCCTCTATAAATCAAAGATGTTTCAACCCAGTTATAGCCAGAAAAAGGTAAGTTTGTTGTTAGATTTGTTGAAATATGGGCGCCGTATAGACCAATAGACCCTACTTCAAGATCATCCGCTGATCCTGTAAATAGATAGCTTCCTTTAGTTTTCAAATATTCTGAAGCAACATCTTCGGGAAGCACTTTTTTCTGTGCTACATTCATAGCCTCAACTGCATTGGCATTAGCTGTATTTGCAGTTTTCTGAGCGATGACAACATCACGATTAAGTTGATTAACGACATAAATAGAT
The nucleotide sequence above comes from Ignatzschineria rhizosphaerae. Encoded proteins:
- a CDS encoding contractile injection system protein, VgrG/Pvc8 family — protein: MLVINQNQPNVAITINGMPSILLNNNINSISLIENRGFDADTLQIVINDSDGLIELPNRDAEIQIAIGFGINLINKGKFIVDSVMHSGPPDIITIGAHSADFKKELLERKSLLFENKTIQEIVEAIAKKHKLESKVAEIYQKIKIKEKSQANESDANLLTRIAEEYDAIATIKNGTLLFLERGAGKTASGESLDTITHHRSDGDQHNYTVSDRDQYTGVEVRFLLSDKAKRQTLIVGEDRRPFKIRKIYNNEKEAKTAADQQFKRLKRSLASVSVNLARGNAELSAESPLKLVGFKTEMDNHNWIVTTITHRIDASNGFVSELQGEVKA
- a CDS encoding phage tail sheath subtilisin-like domain-containing protein, producing the protein MSTEYNHGVSLQINEHGYTPMPFVATSTIGLLATADDADIEAFPLNQAVLVTNIPEAIGKAGATGTLKEALQDIYKEASTAIIVIRVEEGVDEKGTIANVMGDIKDDKRTGLEVFELAQQQCGVQPKIFICPKYDTTPSVRLKLANIAEKALGFAYVSFDESATISEALKAREGFSSAYAMPVFNNGLAYNTELKADTERYSVAQLAGLRARLDQEKGWHWSLSNNLLKEVVGTTKEVTFKAVNGYGTGANTLNEKGVSVFVRDDGGIKIWGNRTASKPDSSLFFEVYTRTNNFLAEEAAEYLRRSMQDKPLTKAIMEDFRLNYNNRLSDHKRAGRILGGEIILHPKKNGKDDLMNGKPAWELKFTPVPPAENPSLEVTLTSDFINEIAGV
- a CDS encoding phage tail assembly protein; this encodes MSKKEEKIKETITGVTLKLDEPVMIGEKEYTEITLKKPYAGNMKGISITQLQSGDTQQVMNFVSAVSDWPLQSVERLGLGDFNMINNLVLGFLFPKNLNDLVKGLQESGAEIQLLTTQAM
- a CDS encoding WYL domain-containing protein; translated protein: MDVILGLIFWGLVIYYFVRRSKRKKLEKQKLLQAIENSRQESRAHESLDTTDAEAYLLAQESLKYVDEREEKQSKYSDRKKYFNIFDDPNIETAAKSHRNSPIIITFIYEREDEEGNVISSQERAVHPYYRDEDYLEGFCLDYEAERTFRIDRIARFTGNSKAIFDALDAS
- a CDS encoding phage tail tape measure protein — protein: MSNLQLKVQIAAIDKITAPLRGIAKQSQRLSQGYRADMGQYNSVLKSTKGALKDVQAEQQRLAKIGAPVSNELIQSEKELLSRINETNKAIDMRNAKMDKEMGLVRRRQAAMDRGKEQMSRGVKMTGAATAATYVGARFMMPGFNFDEQMSKVQALTRMNADDPMLAKLREQAKELGATTWASATQAADAQGFYAMAGFDPQAIMDALPSTLDLAKAGGVDVGRAADIGSNILSAFGLDPSEMNKVSDILVSVFTRTNTSIETLGETMKYVAPIANKLNIPLEETAAMAGILGNIGIQGSQAGTSLKTLAVNLAAPTGRAAKALDTLKIKTKDAAGNFRGMPDIIIDMIKATEKMGDAQRLGYLTDIAGKEAAAGFAGFIDENGYDEFIKIIEAAYNAEGEAARVAGVMSDNVKGDWVGFLSAIEAVQINVSELETGGIRSLIQSITEMTRKISDWIKENPKLAGTLFRVTAGIVAVVGGLGALSIAMAIFNMAVLANPIVLVIAAIIAAIVALVYYKDQIWEFFQAFFDAPVTYIQKGLESLVTLRKRISEFLSKIPIIGGVLSFIYELSTAPFLLLKWVIDKVIEGISWISNAWIMPAFDMSGANKFTGLLRGSVDFILNLRKNISDILKRIPVIGSALSFIYELSTAPFLLLSWLIEKAIQGVEWLGNMWVSPTIDTSGFTNFFNTSRGILDFLLDFRNSVSDLIYEIPYIGPLLSFIYDVATLPFAWLMQAIKEVIKGFEWIGDNWSTIAGWFGSMWDFILSATQPVVDMFEWVLDLIQQMITGISELFSFEAPDWMKKTGNVAGNTYDYFANSLSYTGDLIGEQLDGVFGRTPKQRTNAGTAALVITPANPIKNITTTNHQEVHVEVHATTNASPDVIGGAVARAIKSKAFIGDEH
- a CDS encoding phage tail protein, giving the protein MLPQMIWGFSLFSASNVPYAQVSTEKNFNHAYNKRIGARDARQYLGPGEDKITITGTLVPFVTGGRLALQTFEIQAASGLAFPLIESNGTTHGFYVIESMTTSETHQVADGRPKVIEYTINFKREGDDNLDYSKIAVGMKGALGL
- a CDS encoding ogr/Delta-like zinc finger family protein, with amino-acid sequence MRDDRRNRFSCSNCGQKIFVKYTETVSEKSRIRVYECQNCNMNLKSIEEIYQTAEFKPLL
- a CDS encoding phage major tail tube protein, yielding MRLPGVLKNFELFLNADPIGRTVEEVTLPSTAKEYVEIKTGGMTRPLKIPVGFEGSMEVKFTTKGIDIQTLIPQGCGLGNIRLQFKGAIEDPATCDLIPFTANFTGSLENDPESLKKGDLSGGEVTLNAITAEYIWNNEVIYVERVLDNVLIVNGVDLKAEENAALGY